One genomic window of Branchiostoma floridae strain S238N-H82 chromosome 4, Bfl_VNyyK, whole genome shotgun sequence includes the following:
- the LOC118413767 gene encoding uncharacterized protein LOC118413767, whose product MRAGPVLLLWVCFAVATHVAVTGTTLIASAASCTERATNVYNVTGPATDCSRRNFSAVPTNISSAAVVLDLTYNRLSFVNRESFKGLAQLKVLNLSYNQISTIGQDSFSELPELYELYLDHNGISSIASDFFQRPSRIENLDLSFNRIAHIGDSAFDDLGVTLKQLALGHNYLGRLFSIEKSIGIFQQLTNLTHLDLSNNGIYDFRSDAFRSQSNIRSLNLAGNGLRDSGLFTEEHNHSSSGEYVLPVSVFRSLSSLNSLQISHNSLRLCCEAYRGLTSLERLDLRSNAIPNVEPENITRVLPNLNELYLRGNPFDCSCRAESFFRWAADSFVDTDFVNWTCQQPTSVAEAKVAELDIRECGQDIKSNASSIHIAFLMIGCISAIGLALVAMFVLCRCGRLRAKFSAFENIGLEECQYDAFVSYSSDDSEWVHRKLVPRLDSLNIQSCIADRDFTPGIPILENIIHSIEQSRQVVIVVSRNFLRSDWCKIELHMAEQKYFSSSEKYVIPILLEEIPIQMMSKSLRYLLATKTYLEWKDGRKQEDLFWRRLGAAVKSSLPLKRTNNNDAIDMEEEELVTTKSLAQSSSPIKFRLSDDTNNEVDVEPETQCDHETSASVSLNVLPKQQTNDHDHTTDTTSVDDGSYIDDCPPSDCQTVSSSEDHVDNPVVEDIEPTKTRRQALATFFTGMIEKGRHVFFTTLFRFKYTKTSSFHQKVSKNASATELFLPKVLQESYTEEQAHVTCCHEEPIYQNSWFLYHAIRTRRKEPLPPVPDEQADDSISEQQTTVVHMAAIEHSQSPAPMEIAYYQRSLTPYQEHVEEELQVMQQPRLNVNVVTSSLATGIFDSKGGHLVIGGTGVGLFIPPGAIRDSTEQQITIAISTEECDKPTLTERQARISSVIKCSPHGITFDKSVALSFPHSGEFCNSKIIHPLITNTCRGQQAVYEDMKKDRGAHAIVRKADCVVFLDHFTGVTLVEESPCPDEGAKGESDNNDSAEKPVYAIPFWTLTSSGDVVVRVRLCQKRDDAKQIAYEEERACGSRPCDGPPVTLYVPVKGGTKARVQVVMDNIRQGWASVDGLEKVTDCRRIFTDDEVQQCSFLLERSSDGVHNSNRFRCRLHIIPVGNEGDAQTVYVSVLTDEVFHFETQPRAPTTSKTRLHSHSQEATMPASVGEGGALSAFGPKQSEG is encoded by the exons ATCTTGACCACAACGGCATATCGTCAATAGCAAGCGACTTTTTCCAGCGGCCGTCTAGGATAGAAAATCTTGACCTCTCTTTCAATCGCATCGCCCACATTGGAGACTCTGCCTTCGATGACCTTGGTGTAACCTTGAAACAGCTTGCACTAGGGCACAATTACCTCGGCAGATTGTTTTCCATCGAAAAATCCATCGGAATATTTCAACAACTCACAAACCTCACACACCTTGATCTAAGCAACAATGGGATATATGATTTTAGGTCAGACGCATTCCGATCTCAGTCAAACATCCGGTCTTTGAATTTGGCAGGAAATGGTCTTCGTGATAGTGGCCTTTTTACTGAAGAACATAATCACTCGAGCTCGGGTGAATACGTGCTGCCAGTATCAGTGTTTCGCAGTTTGTCAAGTCTGAATTCTTTACAAATCAGTCACAACAGCCTTCGGCTTTGTTGTGAGGCATACAGAGGGTTAACAAGTTTAGAACGTTTAGATTTACGGTCCAATGCTATTCCGAATGTTGAGCCTGAAAACATAACGAGGGTTTTGCCAAATCTGAATGAATTGTATCTCAGGGGAAACCCCTTTGACTGTAGCTGCAGGGCTGAGTCATTCTTTAGGTGGGCGGCTGACTCATTTGTTGACACGGACTTTGTAAACTGGACTTGTCAACAACCAACGTCGGTGGCAGAGGCAAAAGTTGCTGAGTTGGACATCCGTGAATGCGGTCAAGACATTAAGTCTAATGCATCGTCGATACACATTGCATTCTTGATGATAGGTTGTATTTCTGCTATCGGGTTAGCACTAGTGGCTATGTTTGTCCTATGTCGATGCGGAAGACTGAGAGCTAAATTTTCAGCGTTCGAAAACATTGGACTTGAAGAGTGTCAGTACGATGCCTTCGTCAGCTACAGTTCGGACGACTCTGAGTGGGTTCATCGCAAACTAGTTCCACGTCTAGATTCGCTTAATATTCAGTCTTGCATCGCTGATCGTGATTTTACGCCTGGCATACCAATACTGGAAAACATCATACACAGCATCGAACAGAGTCGGCAAGTTGTCATTGTGGTGTCAAGAAATTTTCTACGTAGCGATTGGTGCAAGATCGAATTGCACATGGCCGAGCAAAAGTATTTCTCTAGTAGTGAGAAATACGTCATCCCGATTTTACTAGAGGAAATACCCATTCAGATGATGTCAAAGAGTCTGCGATATCTGCTAGCAACGAAAACGTACctggaatggaaagatggaagaaAACAAGAGGACCTGTTTTGGCGTAGACTTGGGGCAGCGGTAAAGTCGAGCTTGCCTCTCAAAAGGACCAACAACAACGACGCCATTGACATGGAAGAGGAAGAACTCGTCACAACCAAATCTCTGGCCCAGTCGTCAAGCCCAATAAAGTTTCGGCTATCTGATGACACGAACAATGAAGTCGACGTTGAGCCAGAAACACAATGCGACCATGAAACAAGCGCTAGCGTTAGTTTGAATGTTTTGCCTAAGCAACAGACGAACGACCACGACCATACAACGGACACTACAAGTGTTGATGACGGCTCTTACATTGACGACTGTCCACCCTCCGAttgtcagactgtttccagtTCCGAAGACCACGTAGACAACCCAGTAGTAGAAGATATCGAGCCAACGAAGACGAGGAGGCAAGCTCTCGCGACATTCTTCACTGGCATGATTGAAAAGGGTCGCCATGTGTTTTTCACAACGTTGTTTCGTTTTAAGTACACAAAAACGTCGTCTTTCCATCAAAAAGTATCGAAGAACGCTTCGGCAACAGAGCTGTTCTTACCAAAAGTTCTCCAAGAATCGTACACAGAGGAACAAGCCCATGTAACGTGTTGCCACGAGGAGCCAATCTACCAAAACTCGTGGTTTCTCTACCATGCGATCAGGACGCGAAGAAAGGAACCACTTCCGCCTGTCCCTGATGAGCAAGCTGATGACAGCATTTCAGAACAACAGACAACCGTAGTCCACATGGCCGCCATTGAGCATTCTCAGTCCCCAGCACCGATGGAAATAGCTTACTATCAAAGGAGCCTTACACCGTACCAAGAACATGTGGAAGAAGAACTCCAAGTGATGCAACAGCCGCGCCTCAATGTCAACGTTGTTACTTCATCCCTTGCGACTGGCATCTTTGACTCAAAGGGTGGTCATCTGGTCATCGGAGGCACAGGCGTTGGGCTCTTCATCCCACCAGGTGCGATCAGAGATAGCACAGAACAACAAATCACCATCGCCATCAGCACGGAAGAGTGCGACAAGCCGACTCTGACGGAGAGGCAGGCTAGGATAAGCTCCGTGATCAAATGCAGCCCACACGGCATCACTTTCGATAAAAGCGTAGCCTTATCCTTTCCGCACTCAGGAGAATTCTGCAATAGCAAGATCATACATCCTCTCATAACGAACACATGCAGAGGACAACAGGCCGTATACGAGGATATGAAGAAAGACCGCGGTGCTCACGCCATAGTAAGGAAGGCAGACTGTGTGGTGTTTCTTGACCACTTCACGGGCGTCACCCTAGTAGAGGAAAGCCCTTGTCCTGATGAGGGTGCAAAAGGGGAGAGCGACAACAACGACAGTGCTGAAAAACCTGTATACGCCATCCCCTTCTGGACCCTCACCTCCAGCGGTGACGTTGTGGTGCGTGTGAGGCTTTGCCAGAAAAGGGACGACGCCAAACAG ATTGCCTACGAGGAGGAGCGAGCCTGTGGAAGCAGACCGTGTGACGGACCTCCCGTAACGCTGTACGTGCCGGTGAAGGGCGGCACAAAAGCTCGGGTACAAGTCGTGATGGACAATATAAGACAAGGGTGGGCAAGCGTCGACGGGCTGGAAAAA GTTACCGACTGTCGCAGGATTTTCACCGATGACGAGGTACAACAATGCAGCTTCTTACTGGAGAGAAGCAGTGATGGCGTACACAACTCCAACAGGTTCCGATGTCGTCTTCATATCATCCCAGTGGGAAACGAGGGAGATGCGCAAACCGTCTACGTGTCAGTCCTCACAGACGAG GTCTTTCACTTTGAGACCCAACCACGAG CCCCCACCACCTCAAAAACAAGACTTCACAGCCACAGCCAAGAGGCCACCATGCCTGCCAGCGTGGGCGAGGGAGGAGCTCTGTCGGCTTTTGGACCCAAGCAATCCGAAGGGTAA
- the LOC118414817 gene encoding uncharacterized protein LOC118414817, with the protein MLSFELHLQLDFNDIQLFQEHSDKRSPTFQILSLFELDYGHLPQVQQLHALRKVLSEPPMGRPDASQLVEKVISQHFVDTAAPPTTEHHQQQPCNPVTPNTMARLTDGRYYSPYAAPCAVHPNVHSTITQLTNLDSSIPCIQHGTANCDNVPEEAAMLKQQGAVRKQTYRQDSNITSTAASFKIPTGKNSRMYTDHFENISQIEGMQNHVHDSASTRTQVAKFDDDQMILEEVRIGSSNAVELPSSEDALNWTDDKKLTDKHDAVDNDLGEKGLTKSMTSMYHSHAKENVSLLNETDV; encoded by the exons ATGCTCTCCTTTGAGTTACATTTGCAACTTGACTTCAATGACATCCAGCTGtttcaagaacacagcgacaaGAGGAGTCCAACCTTCCAGATCCTCAGTCTATTTGAGCTGGATTACGGACATCTACCCCAG GTGCAACAACTTCATGCCCTACGCAAAGTGCTATCAGAACCACCTATGGGCCGGCCGGACGCGTCCCAACTTGTAGAAAAGGTGATTTCTCAACACTTTGTGGACACTGCTGCTCCTCCAACCACTGAGCATCACCAACAGCAACCCTGTAACCCTGTCACACCAAACACGATGGCAAGGCTAACAGATGGCAGGTATTACTCTCCATATGCTGCACCTTGTGCCGTTCATCCAAACGTACACTCTACCATAACACAGCTAACAAATCTAGACAGTAGCATACCCTGCATCCAACATGGTACAGCCAATTGTGACAATGTACCAGAAGAAGCAGCAATGTTAAAACAGCAAGGGGCTGTCCGTAAGCAAACATATAGACAAGATTCCAATATTACCTCTACAGCGGCATCCTTCAAAATACCGACCGGTAAAAATTCAAGAATGTACACTGATCACTTCGAAAACATCAGTCAGATAGAAGGTATGCAAAATCATGTTCATGACTCAGCATCAACTAGGACACAAGTGGCAAAATTTGACGATGATCAGATGATTCTTGAGGAGGTCCGAATCGGCAGCTCGAATGCTGTAGAGTTGCCGTCATCTGAAGATGCGCTCAACTGGACTGACGACAAAAAACTCACGGACAAACACGATGCTGTTGACAATGACCTTGGTGAGAAAGGTCTAACAAAGTCCATGACAAGTATGTATCATTCCCATGCGAAGGAAAATGTATCACTTCTTAATGAAACCGATGTATAG
- the LOC118414802 gene encoding uncharacterized protein LOC118414802: MCWSVNIWIFAAILAVRGFPSPLPTAVSEETGYEDGQSSVNSTTAPPYGWDELLQCDSTSCENATNGLPCGGATRGVCGCGGCTCHAGWMGRTCDCSLADISCWLQTPSVPIRIAPDDSLAPAPYHLLIQLEIDLGLEPEARVTGRGPALLSWNCDTVTGVPQAVRSTMGLSYFYQKYLHAYGIPVLSSSRVSDSALRRACYVVRFMFADRQDVRDQFHDRYGRHALMAVTEQTTDIPEHSWLGPSWNERSRGLGATEIHPVSTGAEENVLCYGSDRDRWYEEDIFLHELAHGLQGLGAKYAIPGWQDRLQAAYNSALARGLWYNTYARTTIQEYFAEGVQSFFNVDSFRDPPDGAHNNVDTRDKLRQYDPTLYELIAQVFPCANYVVDRCSNQGLTISAPLKMNCNTDGSGSITAYGNSGSTEGDTGDSDGGTEAENCQDLNSYCPDWADQGQCTGAYTAYMSTNCQRSCRICGAEGSNCVDTNDSCTEWAQRGECNINPAYMNQNCRRSCNLCP; the protein is encoded by the exons ATGTGCTGGTCTGTGAATATCTGGATTTTTGCGGCCATTTTGGCAGTGAGAGGGTTCCCTTCACCTCTTCCGACTGCAGTCAGTGAGGAAACTGGG TACGAAGATGGTCAATCTTCCGTCAATAGTACTACAGCGCCCCCTTACGGCTGGGACGAACTGCTGCAATGCGACTCAACATCATGTGAAAACGCCACAAATGGACTACCATGCGGAG GTGCAACGCGCGGTGTGTGTGGCTGTGGCGGCTGTACGTGCCACGCAGGCTGGATGGGCCGCACATGTGACTGTTCGCTGGCAGACATCTCATGTTGGTTACAGACACCATCG GTCCCTATCAGAATCGCACCAGACGACTCTCTCGCGCCTGCGCCGTACCACCTACTGATACAGCTGGAAATAGACTTGG GACTGGAGCCCGAGGCCCGGGTTACCGGCCGTGGGCCCGCCCTGCTCAGCTGGAACTGTGACACGGTAACCGGTGTGCCCCAGGCCGTCCGCAGTACCATGGGACTTAGCTACTTTTACCAG aaatacctgcacgcGTACGGCATCCCGGTGCTGAGCTCCAGCCGGGTGTCGGACTCCGCCCTCCGCCGGGCCTGTTACGTGGTGCGGTTCATGTTCGCAGACCGTCAGGACGTCAGGGACCAATTCCACGATCGGTATGGCAGACACGCGCTGATGGCCGTGACAGAG CAAACTACTGACATCCCCGAACATTCGTGGCTTGGGCCGAGCTGGAATGAGCGGAGTCGCGGGCTGGGCGCCACGGAGATACATCCCGTGTCTACCGGAGCTGAGGAGAACGTGCTCTGCTATGGGTCCGACAGGGACAG GTGGTACGAGGAGGACATCTTCCTCCATGAGCTGGCTCACGGCCTCCAGGGGCTGGGCGCCAAGTACGCCATTCCCGGGTGGCAGGACCGGCTCCAGGCGGCCTACAACAGCGCCCTGGCACGAGGCTTGTGGTACAACACCTACGCTAGGACTACTATCCAGGAATACTTCGCCGAAG gagTGCAGAGCTTTTTTAACGTAGATTCGTTCCGTGACCCACCGGACGGCGCCCACAACAACGTGGACACCCGAGACAAGCTGCGGCAGTACGACCCGACACTGTACGAGCTCATCGCGCAAGTCTTCCCGTGTGCCAACTACGTCGTGGACCGCTGCTCCAACCAAG GTCTTACGATCAGCGCTCCTCTCAAGATGAACTGCAACACTGACGGGAGCGGGAGTATCACCGCATACGGTAACAGCGGCAGTACTGAAGGTGACACAGGCGATAGTGATGGCGGAACTGAAGCAG AGAACTGTCAGGACTTGAACAGTTACTGTCCTGACTGGGCTGACCAGGGCCAATGTACCGGAGCTTACACAGCCTACATGAGCACAAACTGTCAACGGAGCTGTCGCATCTGCGGGGCTGAAG GGTCGAACTGCGTGGACACGAACGACAGCTGCACTGAATGGGCTCAGCGGGGAGAATGCAACATCAACCCCGCCTACATGAACCAAAACTGCCGCAGGAGCTGTAACCTCTGCCCCTAA